The following are encoded in a window of Maylandia zebra isolate NMK-2024a linkage group LG5, Mzebra_GT3a, whole genome shotgun sequence genomic DNA:
- the LOC106676238 gene encoding uncharacterized protein LOC106676238 has protein sequence MAWFRNKSSASPYSTLDRKVDRNESKTSTENEDSFRSLSEDAEGDVSEGQHEADEGRESGRKLPGPEEEEFDSREHGAGTTVGYSGFRSLRDWIVRRTQMVFGPLTFSKKDRNESETSDDNTRALKNSPDDAERVISPELKRSSDNGEEPETKWTRSNQDNFQNDRVETVDENVSMVHPNESEMRTENAVDEGKKLTGPEEEEEEFDSTEYRVHTTDEFYCDYDSTWETDPNEESPPSRIRQTTNYYNFSRFERAARDMQNYRHDYPSQIKTQHRKKNTNDDKSNLNFYLGKKRSVPDGVSITEFHEQWYGDYESLEHVQTYNQWLFPLQEPGVNYEASTLTKEEITDFLNHSIAKQNLLKSYKLMLDFYGIVLCDEKTGEVRRAKHWEERFDNLNSHTHNSLRITRILKCLGNLGYRHYQAPLVHFFLEETLVNGQLPNIRDSVLSYFMFAVLDKKKRRRLIKYAYLNYEPKDEFVWCPKKIQKLWSMQPKAAKEEAADSLESQEDTVISDSEAQEEENLSEDESCNNAEYESHEGEETFSHNED, from the exons ATGGCGTGGTTTAGAAACAAGAGCTCTGCTTCACCGTACTCAACTTTGGACAGGAAAGTAGACAGAAATGAGTCTAAAACAAGCACAGAAAACGAAGATTCATTCAGAAGTTTATCTGAAGACGCAGAGGGGGATGTCAGTGAGGGTCAACATGAGGCTGACGAAGGCCGGGAGTCCGGGAGGAAGCTGCCAGggccagaagaagaagagtttGACAGCAGAGAGCATGGAGCTGGCACCACGGTTGGATACAGTGGGTTTCGCTCGCTTCGGGATTGGATAGTGCGCCGCACACAGATGGTGTTTGGACCTTTAACTTTttcaaagaaagacagaaatgaGTCTGAAACAAGCGATGACAACACACGTGCACTCAAGAATTCACCTGACGATGCAGAGAGGGTTATTAGTCCCGAACTAAAGAGGTCCTCAGATAATGGTGAGGAGCCCGAGACCAAGTGGACAAGGTCTAACCAAGATAACTTTCAAAATGATCGAGTTGAGACCGTTGATGAAAAT GTTTCTATGGTACACCCAAATGAGTCTGAAATGCGCACGGAAAATGCAGTTGACGAAGGGAAGAAGCTGACAGGGccggaagaagaagaggaagagtttGACAGCACAGAGTATCGAGTTCACACTACGGATGAATTCTACTGCGACTATGATTCAACCTGGGAGACCGACCCGAATGAGGAGAGCCCACCCAGCAGGATCAGACAGACAACAAACTAT TACAACTTCAGCAGATTTGAACGTGCTGCGAGAGACATGCAGAACTACAGACATGACTACCCT AGCCAAATCAAGACACAGCACAGGAAGAAGAACACAAAT GACGACAAGTCTAATCTGAATTTCTACCTTGGAAAGAAACGATCGGTGCCAGACG GTGTCAGCATAACTGAGTTCCATGAACAATGGTATGGAGACTATGAAAGCCTTGAGCACGTGCAAACCTATAATCAGTG GTTGTTCCCACTGCAAGAACCAGGAGTGAACTATGAGGCCAGTACACTGACAAAGGAAGAAATTACG gattttcttaATCACAGCATTGCAAAGCAAAACCTGCTGAAGTCGTACAAGCTCATGTTGGACTTTTATGGTATCGTGTTGTGTGATGAAAAAACTGGAGAAGTCAGGAGAGCAAAGCACTGGGAAGAAAGATTTGACAACCTTAACAG tcacacacacaacagcctgCGCATCACTCGCATCCTGAAGTGTCTGGGAAACCTGGGTTACCGTCACTACCAAGCCCCTCTGGTCCACTTCTTCCTGGAGGAGACTCTGGTCAACGGACAACTTCCAAACATCAGGGACAGCGTCCTCAGCTACTTTATGTTTGCTGTACTTGATAAGAAAAAGCGCAGACGTCTCATCAAGTATGCATATTTGAACTATGAGCCTAAAGATGAGTTTGTGTGGTGCccaaagaaaatccaaaaattGTGGTCAATGCAGCCCAAGGCAGCAAAGGAAGAGGCCGCTGACTCTCTGGAGTCGCAGGAGGACACTGTGATTTCTGACAGTGAAGCACAAGAAGAGGAAAACCTGTCTGAAGATGAGTCGTGTAACAATGCAGAGTATGAGTCTCATGAGGGTGAAGAAACTTTCAGCCATAATGAAGATTGA
- the LOC101469061 gene encoding uncharacterized protein LOC101469061, protein MRVMSVLCRCCKVIMHWFGYNGIRSLWHWIVRHRNPLLFLLFPLVPLFRFLTYSKKDGNEPETSDDNTRLLRNSLDDEEKAISDGQKRTSDEDGVPVSKRAKSNQDNFQNDRVETADKNVSMVHPNESEMRTENAVDEGKKLTGPEEEEEEFDSTEYRVHTTDEFYCDYDSTWETDPNEESPPSRIRRSTNSNYYNFSRFERAARDMQNYRHDYPSQIKTQHRKKNTNNDKSNLNFYLGKKRSVPDGVSITEFHEQWYGDYESLEYVHTYIQWLFPLQEPGVNYEASTLTKEEITDFLNHSLAQENLLKSYKLMLDFYGIVLCDEKTGEVRRAKHWEERFDNLNSHTHNSLRITRILKCLGNLGYRHYQAPLVHFFLEETLVNGQLPNIRDSVLSYFMFAVLDKKKRRRLIKYAYLHYEPKDEFVWCPKKIQKLWSKQPKAAKEEAADSLESQEDTVISDSEAQEEENLSEDESCNNAEYESHEGEETFSHNED, encoded by the exons ATGAGGGTTATGTCGGTGCTGTGTCGCTGCTGTAAAGTAATAATGCATTGGTTTGGATACAATGGGATTCGCTCGCTTTGGCACTGGATAGTGCGCCACAGGAATCCTTTACTGTTCttgctttttccactggttccACTGTTTAGatttttaacttattcaaaGAAAGACGGAAATGAGCCTGAAACAAGCGACGACAACACACGTCTACTCAGGAATTCACTTGACGATGAAGAGAAGGCTATTAGTGACGGACAGAAGAGGACTTCAGACGAAGATGGGGTGCCCGTGAGCAAGCGAGCAAAGTCTAACCAAGATAACTTTCAAAATGATCGAGTTGAGACcgctgataaaaat GTTTCTATGGTACACCCAAATGAGTCTGAAATGCGCACGGAAAATGCAGTTGACGAAGGGAAGAAGCTGACAGGGccggaagaagaagaggaagagtttGACAGCACAGAGTATCGAGTTCACACTACGGATGAATTCTACTGCGACTATGATTCAACCTGGGAGACCGACCCGAATGAGGAGAGCCCACCCAGCAGGATCAGACGGTCAACAAACTCCAACTAT TACAACTTCAGCAGATTTGAACGTGCTGCGAGAGACATGCAGAACTACAGACATGACTACCCT AGCCAAATCAAGACACAGCACAGGAAGAAGAACACAAAT AACGACAAGTCTAATCTGAATTTCTACCTTGGAAAGAAACGATCGGTGCCAGATG GTGTCAGCATAACTGAGTTCCATGAACAATGGTATGGAGACTATGAAAGCCTTGAGTACGTGCACACATATATTCAGTG GTTGTTCCCACTGCAAGAACCAGGAGTGAACTATGAGGCCAGTACACTGACAAAGGAAGAAATTACG gattttcttaATCACAGCCTTGCACAGGAAAACCTGCTGAAGTCGTACAAGCTCATGTTGGACTTTTATGGTATCGTGTTGTGTGATGAAAAAACTGGAGAAGTCAGGAGAGCAAAGCACTGGGAAGAAAGATTTGACAACCTTAACAG tcacacacacaacagcctgCGCATCACTCGCATCCTGAAGTGTCTGGGAAACCTGGGTTACCGTCACTACCAAGCCCCTCTGGTCCACTTCTTCCTGGAGGAGACTCTGGTCAACGGACAACTTCCAAACATCAGGGACAGCGTCCTCAGCTACTTTATGTTTGCTGTACTTGATAAGAAAAAGCGCAGACGTCTCATCAAGTATGCATATTTGCACTATGAGCCTAAAGATGAGTTTGTGTGGTGCccaaagaaaatccaaaaattGTGGTCAAAGCAGCCCAAGGCAGCAAAGGAAGAGGCCGCTGACTCTCTGGAGTCACAGGAGGACACTGTGATTTCTGACAGTGAAGCACAAGAAGAGGAAAACCTGTCTGAAGATGAGTCGTGTAACAATGCAGAGTATGAGTCTCATGAGGGTGAAGAAACTTTCAGCCATAATGAAGATTGA